Proteins from a single region of Apium graveolens cultivar Ventura chromosome 7, ASM990537v1, whole genome shotgun sequence:
- the LOC141670971 gene encoding fructose-bisphosphate aldolase 1, chloroplastic: MASASFLKSSTILDKSEWVKGQTLRQPSVSVVRCHPTATSAINIRASYADELVKTAKTIASPGRGILAMDESNATCGKRLASIGLENTEANRQAYRTLLVSVPGLGNYVSGAILFEETLYQSTVDGKKIVDVLKEQNIVPGIKTDKGLVPLAGSNDESWCQGLDGLASRSAAYYQQGARFAKWRTVVSIPNGPSALAVKEAAWGLARYAAISQDNGLVPIVEPEILLDGEHGIDRTFEVAQAVWAEVFFYLAQNNVLFEGILLKPSMVTPGAECKERATPEQVADYTLKLLNRRIPPAVPGIMFLSGGQSEVEATFNLNAMNQSPNPWHVSFSYARALQNTCLKTWGGLPENVAAAQEALLVRAKANSLAQLGKYTGEGESEEAKKGMFVKGYVY; encoded by the exons ATGGCTTCAGCATCCTTCCTCAAGTCCTCTACTATTCTTGACAAGTCTGAGTGGGTAAAGGGTCAGACCCTCCGCCAGCCCTCAGTCTCAGTCGTCCGCTGCCACCCCACCGCTACCTCAGCCATAAATATCAGAGCTTCCTATGCCGATGAGCTTGTTAAGACCGCG AAAACTATTGCATCACCGGGGCGTGGAATTTTGGCCATGGATGAGTCAAATGCTACATGTGGAAAGCGGTTAGCGTCAATTGGGCTGGAGAACACAGAGGCCAACCGCCAGGCATACCGTACCCTCCTTGTCTCAGTTCCTGGGCTTGGTAACTACGTCTCTGGTGCTATCTTGTTTGAGGAAACTCTTTACCAATCAACAGTTGATGGCAAGAAAATTGTTGATGTTCTTAAGGAGCAGAACATTGTTCCTGGTATCAAAACTGACAAG GGTTTGGTGCCCCTAGCTGGTTCAAATGATGAATCCTGGTGCCAAGGTCTTGATGGCCTTGCTTCTCGCTCAGCTGCTTATTATCAACAGGGGGCTCGTTTTGCCAAATG GCGTACTGTTGTAAGCATTCCCAATGGTCCATCTGCCTTGGCGGTGAAAGAAGCTGCTTGGGGCCTTGCTCGCTATGCAGCAATTTCTCAG GATAATGGATTGGTGCCAATAGTAGAGCCAGAGATCTTGCTTGACGGTGAACATGGCATTGACAGGACTTTTGAAGTTGCTCAAGCAGTTTGGGCCGAAGTCTTCTTTTATCTTGCCCAGAACAATGTCCTATTTGAGGGTATTCTCCTGAAGCCAAGCATGGTTACGCCTGGTGCAGAATGCAAGGAAAGAGCCACTCCTGAACAAGTTGCTGACTACACATTAAAGCTCCTTAATAGAAGAATCCCTCCAGCTGTCCCTGGAATAATG TTTTTGTCCGGGGGACAATCTGAAGTTGAAGCCACATTCAACTTGAACGCAATGAACCAATCTCCGAACCCATGGCACGTGTCTTTCTCCTACGCCAGGGCACTTCAGAACACCTGTCTGAAGACATGGGGAGGACTACCAGAGAATGTGGCCGCAGCTCAAGAGGCGTTGCTTGTGAGGGCCAAGGCTAACTCTCTTGCTCAACTTGGAAAGTACACTGGTGAAGGAGAATCTGAGGAAGCAAAGAAGGGAATGTTTGTCAAGGGCTATGTGTACTGA
- the LOC141675213 gene encoding endoglucanase 24-like yields MTPTLSTPLHFLVISLSIFTILPTYDSSYLNYADALSKSILFFQGQRSGFLPGDQRLSWRQNSGLGDGYSESVELTGGYYDAGDNVKFGFPMAFTTTMLAWSVIEFGDVMPPSELRNALVAVRWSTDYLLKTVSIPDRIYVQVGDPVIDHNCWERPEDMDTARTVYKVDAPNPASDVAGETAAALAASSMAFRSYDPGYAETLLRTATRVFDYADHYRGAYSDNANIRDGVCPFYCDFDGYQDELLWGAAWLRRASQDGSYLSYIQNNGKTFGADDNINEFGWDNKHAGLNVLVSKEVLEGNIYELQSYRASADSFMCTLIPKSSSSHIDYTPGGLIYRPGGSNLQHATTITFLLLVYANYLEKSSQTLNCGSISGGPSMLRKIAKRQVDYILGENPKGMSYMVGYSNYFPQRIHHRGSSLPSLKDHPQSIGCKEGSIYYNSSGPNPNVLVGAVVGGPGEDDTYEDDRADFRKSEPTTYINAPFVGALAYFAANPNPI; encoded by the exons ATGACACCAACTCTCTCAACTCCTCTTCATTTCCTTGTCATTTCCCTCTCAATCTTCACCATTTTGCCAACCTATGACTCCAGTTACCTTAACTACGCAGACGCATTGTCCAAATCTATTCTATTTTTCCAAGGCCAGCGTTCGGGTTTTTTACCGGGAGACCAAAGATTAAGTTGGCGCCAAAATTCAGGGTTAGGTGATGGTTACAGTGAGAGTGTTGAGTTGACAGGCGGGTATTATGATGCAGGAGACAATGTGAAGTTTGGGTTTCCGATGGCATTTACGACAACAATGCTGGCCTGGTCGGTTATTGAGTTCGGAGATGTAATGCCCCCTAGTGAGCTCAGGAATGCTTTAGTAGCGGTTCGTTGGTCTACTGATTATCTTCTCAAAACGGTGTCGATACCGGACCGTATTTATGTGCAG GTTGGTGATCCAGTTATAGATCATAACTGCTGGGAAAGGCCAGAAGATATGGATACTGCTCGAACTGTCTACAAAGTGGATGCACCAAATCCAGCCTCTGATGTGGCGGGTGAAACTGCTGCTGCTCTAGCAGCTTCATCTATGGCCTTTCGATCATATGATCCCGGATACGCGGAGACTCTGTTACGTACTGCCACAAGGGTGTTTGATTATGCAGATCATTACCGAGGGGCTTATAGCGACAATGCAAACATTAGGGACGGTGTGTGCCCGTTTTATTGTGATTTTGATGGTTATCAG GATGAATTACTATGGGGAGCTGCTTGGCTGAGGAGGGCTTCTCAAGATGGTTCTTATCTTAGTTACATACAAAACAATGGTAAAACATTTGGGGCTGATGACAATATCAATGAGTTTGGATGGGACAATAAGCATGCTGGCCTAAATGTTCTTGTTTCCAAG GAAGTTTTGGAAGGAAACATTTATGAACTCCAATCTTATAGAGCATCAGCTGATAGCTTCATGTGCACTCTTATACCAAAATCATCCTCTTCCCACATAGACTATACTCCCGGTGGCCTTATCTACAGGCCAGGTGGAAGCAATTTGCAGCATGCAACAACGATCACCTTCCTTTTGTTAGTTTATGCAAATTACTTGGAAAAGTCATCTCAAACTCTAAATTGTGGTAGCATTAGCGGGGGTCCATCAATGCTCCGTAAAATAGCCAAAAGGCAAGTTGACTACATTTTAGGTGAAAACCCTAAGGGAATGTCGTATATGGTTGGCTATAGCAACTATTTTCCACAACGTATTCATCATCGTGGCTCATCACTTCCATCACTAAAAGATCATCCTCAATCTATCGGATGTAAGGAGGGATCAATTTATTATAACTCCTCAGGTCCGAACCCAAACGTACTAGTTGGGGCTGTGGTGGGTGGTCCAGGAGAAGACGATACCTATGAAGATGACCGAGCTGATTTTAGAAAGTCTGAACCTACTACGTACATAAATGCACCATTTGTTGGTGCACTGGCGTATTTTGCTGCCAATCCTAACCCAATATAA